The following are from one region of the Rhipicephalus microplus isolate Deutch F79 chromosome 1, USDA_Rmic, whole genome shotgun sequence genome:
- the LOC142800476 gene encoding uncharacterized protein LOC142800476 — protein sequence MMPSVLLLWLSCYVCHGHASSEMPRTGIYLTVSSYSGFWSYGHFELNWFGIPVNLIGVTYAVLTTRNPPRGSIDILSIVPITRPTDRYMTSAPAPTFNVSTLMKGECLGYWAVVINDTYNPWEPVILYSSCFTPKPRWMRQNCCTLSTLSLLDLLIPGTHNSGMYHQGYTHPHQEYLYNQDQTVEQQLAFGIRSLDLRVQYTGGAFYVTHDRTRGWPTIEKVLREVRKFVEATGELVLLDFHRFTKGFDEGYDNVTERHIELVKLIVTELKGVVLGKQAYLTSLNAIFDQCENKTKPSGHVIVFYNYEGYRGEYEEFLSPAVHHKWPNAQSEGALLKYLEEHACVYYSSSNLVSIMAELTPSFPSLVIGNRRAAEWVNHEVTEFFRLKGQYCSGIVATDYFLGNGMIEETIEANLEKGRAGLFLYRYRHHEHCQPNDTTQNSLL from the exons ATGATGCCTAGTGTACTCCTGTTATGGCTTAGCTGCTACGTCTGCCATGGACATGCTTCATCGG AAATGCCAAGGACCGGCATCTACCTCACAGTGTCCTCCTACAGTGGATTCTGGAGCTATGGACACTTCGAATTGAATTGGTTCGGAATTCCCGTGAACCTTATAGGAGTCACGTATGCTGTGCTAACGACGAGAAATCCTCCGAGAGGTTCCATTGACATTTTGTCTATAGTGCCTATTACACGACCCACGGATAGGTACATGACAAGTGCACCAGCACCGACCTTCAACGTCAGCACTCTGATGAAAGGAGAATGTCTCGGCTATTGGGCCGTCGTGATCAACGACACGTATAATCCATGGGAACCGGTCATATTGTATTCTTCGTGCTTCACACCGAAGCCTAGGTGGATGCGCCAGAATTGTTGCACGCTCTCAACGCTCAGCCTTTTAGACCTGCTCATTCCTGGCACACACAATTCTGGCATGTACCACCAGGGATACACACATCCACACCAGGAGTACCTGTATAACCAAGACCAAACCGTCGAACAGCAGCTCGCATTCGGTATTCGCAGCCTAGATTTGAGAGTGCAGTATACTGGTGGTGCATTTTACGTGACCCACGACAGAACAAGAGGGTGGCCCACTATCGAAAAAGTTCTCCGAGAAGTTCGCAAATTCGTAGAAGCGACTGGTGAACTTGTGCTTCTAGATTTCCACAGGTTCACGAAGGGTTTTGATGAAGGATACGATAACGTCACAGAGCGGCATATAGAGCTTGTGAAGTTAATCGTCACTGAGTTGAAAGGTGTTGTTCTCGGAAAGCAGGCCTATTTGACGAGCTTGAACGCAATATTTGACCAATGCGAAAACAAGACCAAACCGAGTGGTCACGTCATAGTGTTTTACAATTACGAAGGCTATAGAGGAGAGTACGAAGAATTCTTATCGCCCGCAGTTCATCACAAATGGCCCAACGCGCAAAGCGAAGGCGCCCTCCTGAAATATCTCGAAGAACACGCATGCGTGTATTACAGTAGCAGCAATCTGGTTTCGATAATGGCAGAGCTCACGCCTTCCTTCCCGTCTCTCGTTATAGGAAACCGTCGTGCGGCGGAGTGGGTGAACCACGAAGTTACCGAGTTTTTTAGGCTAAAAGGGCAGTACTGCTCCGGTATCGTTGCCACGGATTACTTCTTAGGCAACGGAATGATTGAGGAAACCATTGAGGCTAACCTAGAAAAGGGGCGTGCGGGGTTATTTTTATATCGTTATAGACACCATGAGCACTGCCAACCAAATGATACTACACAGAACAGTTTGCTCTAG